In Leucobacter sp. CX169, a single genomic region encodes these proteins:
- a CDS encoding zf-TFIIB domain-containing protein — protein sequence MKCPTDSATLVMSERSGVEIDYCPECRGVWLDRGELDKIIDRAEAEFAARTPAAAAPVAPAAPAAPPAHAAPSYPDPRYAQQQPQYDNRGYDNRGYNRPKKKESWFSELFD from the coding sequence ATGAAGTGCCCTACTGATTCAGCGACACTCGTCATGAGCGAGCGCAGCGGCGTCGAGATCGATTACTGCCCCGAGTGCCGGGGCGTCTGGCTCGATCGCGGCGAGCTCGACAAGATCATCGACCGCGCCGAGGCGGAATTTGCCGCGCGCACCCCCGCTGCTGCGGCTCCTGTGGCCCCGGCTGCTCCCGCAGCTCCCCCCGCGCACGCCGCGCCGAGCTACCCGGATCCCCGCTACGCGCAGCAGCAGCCTCAGTACGACAACCGCGGGTACGACAACCGCGGGTACAACCGGCCGAAGAAGAAGGAAAGCTGGTTCAGCGAGCTGTTCGACTAA
- a CDS encoding M15 family metallopeptidase yields MNYAKRIAVTASLAAGALVMLAGCTHARSVVAPEAAEGSADAVTGASCPLLPEGFEYVSDVDPSIAVELRYATRANFTGEVVDGYESESAAVLRDDAAEALAAVQSSLAGQGLELLVLDAYRPTRAVQFFMDWAQTDDDATRAEYYPTFEKPQLFELGYIAERSKHSLGGTVDLTLVDSASGEPLDMGGEFDLFDLRSHYEAEGIDAAQFENRTRLREAMLAAGFEPYPQEWWHFSFPLPESAGARNFAIGPC; encoded by the coding sequence GTGAACTACGCGAAGCGGATCGCGGTGACGGCGTCACTCGCCGCCGGGGCGCTGGTGATGCTTGCCGGATGTACGCATGCCCGTTCGGTGGTCGCGCCTGAGGCGGCCGAGGGCAGCGCGGACGCGGTGACTGGCGCAAGTTGCCCGCTGCTCCCCGAGGGCTTTGAGTACGTCAGCGACGTCGACCCGAGCATCGCGGTCGAGCTGCGCTACGCCACCCGCGCCAACTTCACCGGCGAGGTCGTCGACGGGTACGAATCGGAATCGGCCGCGGTGCTGCGCGATGACGCGGCCGAGGCGCTCGCGGCCGTGCAGTCGTCGCTCGCCGGGCAAGGGCTCGAGCTGCTCGTTCTCGACGCATATCGCCCAACACGCGCCGTGCAGTTCTTCATGGACTGGGCGCAGACAGACGATGACGCGACGCGGGCCGAGTATTACCCGACGTTCGAGAAGCCGCAGCTCTTCGAACTCGGTTACATCGCCGAGCGTTCGAAGCACTCGCTCGGCGGCACGGTCGACCTCACCCTCGTCGACTCGGCCTCGGGTGAACCGCTCGATATGGGCGGCGAGTTCGACCTCTTCGATCTGCGCTCTCACTACGAGGCGGAAGGGATCGACGCTGCCCAGTTCGAGAATCGCACCCGGTTACGCGAGGCGATGCTCGCCGCTGGCTTCGAGCCGTACCCGCAGGAATGGTGGCACTTTTCATTCCCGCTGCCGGAGTCAGCAGGGGCGCGAAACTTCGCGATCGGCCCCTGCTGA
- a CDS encoding VOC family protein, which yields MDQFTMGPVGQISRRVSDIEAAVQWYSDVLGFAMLYRFGDLAFFDLGGMRLFLTSGEGETDVRGESVIYFRVDDIHATHALLTERGVSFIGAPHLIYQHETGVEEWMAFFHDPDGQTLAIMSQVRGDGNVHAAIAPELPRRTAR from the coding sequence ATGGATCAGTTCACGATGGGACCGGTCGGGCAAATCTCCCGGCGGGTGAGTGACATCGAGGCGGCGGTTCAGTGGTACTCCGACGTGCTCGGCTTCGCCATGCTCTACCGGTTTGGCGACCTGGCGTTCTTCGACCTCGGCGGTATGCGGCTGTTTCTCACCTCGGGCGAGGGTGAAACCGATGTGCGGGGCGAGTCGGTCATCTACTTCCGCGTGGACGACATTCATGCGACCCACGCCTTGCTCACCGAGCGCGGCGTGAGCTTCATCGGGGCGCCGCACCTCATCTACCAGCACGAGACGGGGGTCGAGGAGTGGATGGCGTTCTTCCACGACCCCGACGGGCAGACGCTCGCGATCATGTCGCAAGTGCGGGGCGACGGCAACGTACACGCTGCCATCGCCCCGGAACTGCCTCGTCGAACAGCTCGCTGA